The following proteins are co-located in the Gossypium hirsutum isolate 1008001.06 chromosome A02, Gossypium_hirsutum_v2.1, whole genome shotgun sequence genome:
- the LOC107934028 gene encoding AP2-like ethylene-responsive transcription factor At2g41710 isoform X1 — translation MASTSSSDPGMKAEASGGENSETVIANDQLLLCRGLKKAKKERGCTAKERISKMPPCTAGKRSSIYRGVTRHRWTGRYEAHLWDKSTWNQNQNKKGKQVYLGAYDDEEAAARAYDLAALKYWGPGTLINFPVTDYTRDLEEMQNVSREDYLASLRRKSSGFSRGISKYRGLSSRRWDSSFGRVSGSEYFNSIHYGDDTTKENDYIGGFCIERKIDLTGYIKWWGTNKTRQAEAGTKSSEETKNACPEDIGSELKTSEWAVQPTEPYQMPRLGTSLEGTKCKGSSVSALSILSRSADFKSLQEKALKKQEQNSDSDENENKNTINKMDHGKAAEKSVNHDTGGDRLGAAMGMTGGLSSLQKNVYPLTPFLSVPLLTNYNTIDSLVDPVLWTSLVPALPTGPSRNPEVTKTETSSTYTFFRPEE, via the exons aTGGCTTCAACGTCATCTTCTGATCCTGGGATGAAAGCGGAAGCCAGTGGCGGAGAGAATTCCGAGACTGTGATAGCAAACGATCAACTTTTACTGTGCAGAGGATTGAAGAAAGCGAAGAAAGAAAGAGGCTGCACTGCTAAAGAACGTATCAGTAAGATGCCGCCTTGCACCGCCGGCAAACGCAGCTCCATTTACCGTGGAGTCACCAG GCATAGATGGACTGGTCGTTATGAAGCTCATCTTTGGGATAAAAGTACTTGGAATCAAAACCAGAATAAAAAAGGGAAGCAAG TCTACTTAG GGGCATATGATGATGAGGAGGCTGCTGCAAGAGCTTATGACCTTGCTGCTTTGAAATACTGGGGTCCTGGGACGCTCATTAATTTTCCG GTTACTGACTATACTAGGGATCTTGAAGAGATGCAGAATGTGTCAAGAGAGGACTATCTTGCATCTCTTCGAAG AAAAAGCAGTGGTTTCTCAAGAGGAATTTCTAAATATCGTGGTCTTTCAAG TCGTCGGTGGGACTCATCATTTGGCCGTGTTTCGGGATCTGAATACTTCAATAGTATACATTATG GTGATGATACTACCAAAGAAAATGATTACATTGGTGGTTTTTGCATTGAGAGAAAGATTGACTTAACGGGTTATATTAAGTGGTGGGGAACCAACAAAACTCGTCAAGCAGAAGCTGGAACAAAATCTTCTGAGGAAACTAAAAATGCATGCCCAGAAGACATTGGTAGTGAACTTAAAACATCAGAGTGGGCAGTGCAGCCTACTGAACCATACCAAATGCCCCGTCTGGGCACATCCCTTGAAGGTACAAAATGCAAAGGGTCCTCTGTCTCTGCCTTGAGTATATTGTCCCGGTCTGCTGATTTCAAGAGCCTGCAAGAGAAAGCACTGAAGAAACAAGAACAAAATTCTGATAGTGATGAGAATGAGAACAAAAATACTATAAACAAAATGGATCACGGTAAGGCAGCTGAAAAATCAGTAAATCATGATACTGGAGGTGACAGACTTGGAGCCGCAATGGGGATGACTGGTGGGTTATCATCTCTTCAGAAAAATGTGTACCCTTTGACTCCCTTCTTGTCTGTTCCACTTCTCACCAACTACAATACAATTGACTCCTTGGTGGACCCTGTGCTTTGGACATCTCTTGTTCCTGCTCTTCCTACTGGACCATCTCGTAATCCTGAG GTTACAAAGACGGAGACGAGTTCGACATATACCTTCTTTCGGCCTGAGGAATGA
- the LOC107934028 gene encoding AP2-like ethylene-responsive transcription factor At2g41710 isoform X2 has translation MASTSSSDPGMKAEASGGENSETVIANDQLLLCRGLKKAKKERGCTAKERISKMPPCTAGKRSSIYRGVTRHRWTGRYEAHLWDKSTWNQNQNKKGKQVYLGAYDDEEAAARAYDLAALKYWGPGTLINFPVTDYTRDLEEMQNVSREDYLASLRRKSSGFSRGISKYRGLSSRRWDSSFGRVSGSEYFNSIHYGDDTTKENDYIGGFCIERKIDLTGYIKWWGTNKTRQAEAGTKSSEETKNACPEDIGSELKTSEWAVQPTEPYQMPRLGTSLEGTKCKGSSVSALSILSRSADFKSLQEKALKKQEQNSDSDENENKNTINKMDHGKAAEKSVNHDTGGDRLGAAMGMTGGLSSLQKNVYPLTPFLSVPLLTNYNTIDSLVDPVLWTSLVPALPTGPSRNPEGC, from the exons aTGGCTTCAACGTCATCTTCTGATCCTGGGATGAAAGCGGAAGCCAGTGGCGGAGAGAATTCCGAGACTGTGATAGCAAACGATCAACTTTTACTGTGCAGAGGATTGAAGAAAGCGAAGAAAGAAAGAGGCTGCACTGCTAAAGAACGTATCAGTAAGATGCCGCCTTGCACCGCCGGCAAACGCAGCTCCATTTACCGTGGAGTCACCAG GCATAGATGGACTGGTCGTTATGAAGCTCATCTTTGGGATAAAAGTACTTGGAATCAAAACCAGAATAAAAAAGGGAAGCAAG TCTACTTAG GGGCATATGATGATGAGGAGGCTGCTGCAAGAGCTTATGACCTTGCTGCTTTGAAATACTGGGGTCCTGGGACGCTCATTAATTTTCCG GTTACTGACTATACTAGGGATCTTGAAGAGATGCAGAATGTGTCAAGAGAGGACTATCTTGCATCTCTTCGAAG AAAAAGCAGTGGTTTCTCAAGAGGAATTTCTAAATATCGTGGTCTTTCAAG TCGTCGGTGGGACTCATCATTTGGCCGTGTTTCGGGATCTGAATACTTCAATAGTATACATTATG GTGATGATACTACCAAAGAAAATGATTACATTGGTGGTTTTTGCATTGAGAGAAAGATTGACTTAACGGGTTATATTAAGTGGTGGGGAACCAACAAAACTCGTCAAGCAGAAGCTGGAACAAAATCTTCTGAGGAAACTAAAAATGCATGCCCAGAAGACATTGGTAGTGAACTTAAAACATCAGAGTGGGCAGTGCAGCCTACTGAACCATACCAAATGCCCCGTCTGGGCACATCCCTTGAAGGTACAAAATGCAAAGGGTCCTCTGTCTCTGCCTTGAGTATATTGTCCCGGTCTGCTGATTTCAAGAGCCTGCAAGAGAAAGCACTGAAGAAACAAGAACAAAATTCTGATAGTGATGAGAATGAGAACAAAAATACTATAAACAAAATGGATCACGGTAAGGCAGCTGAAAAATCAGTAAATCATGATACTGGAGGTGACAGACTTGGAGCCGCAATGGGGATGACTGGTGGGTTATCATCTCTTCAGAAAAATGTGTACCCTTTGACTCCCTTCTTGTCTGTTCCACTTCTCACCAACTACAATACAATTGACTCCTTGGTGGACCCTGTGCTTTGGACATCTCTTGTTCCTGCTCTTCCTACTGGACCATCTCGTAATCCTGAG GGGTGTTAA